From Pseudoalteromonas sp. R3, one genomic window encodes:
- a CDS encoding amidohydrolase, whose protein sequence is MIRLIYLTLILFSGISMAQFTLIHNVNGYTPTREGEVNTFSTLVIKDGKVVRTGDKQLADQYPKARKFNGQGMTLLPGLIDAHGHVIGLGNNLSRLDIRDADSVEEVGKLLAAFSKENPKGWILGRGWDQTRWTPSTFPTAEDLDRFVKDRPVVLTRVDGHAIWVNSQAMALAGINAQSQSPAGGEIIRHASGNPTGIFIDKAESLVRKYIPPTSSAHLSQSLNKAGAHLLSLGITSAHDAGIDKQTWKLYQSRAETQTLPLRIYAMLSAADPQLDSMLQAGIYKDKRDMLSIRSVKIYADGALGSRGAALLKEYKDRQGYRGLMLEQPQHLEQLISQAVRHGFSAHTHAIGDRANRLVLDSYEKVFKTTGGKLLRNRIEHAQLIEPGDIPRFKTLNIIPSMQPIHATSDMHMAEQRLTDEQLQGAYAWQTFLQQGSKVAAGSDFPVELANPFHGLHAAVTRMNAQQSPQQGWRNHERLTRKQALQAFTLDAAYAAFQEFKLGSLEQGKWADFILLDKDYFKVPEKEIRDIQVMQTWIAGQLRYSKD, encoded by the coding sequence ATGATCCGGTTAATTTACCTGACACTGATCTTGTTCAGTGGGATCAGCATGGCTCAGTTCACACTGATACACAATGTCAACGGCTACACACCGACCCGAGAGGGAGAGGTTAATACTTTTTCCACCCTGGTTATCAAAGATGGTAAAGTCGTCAGAACAGGCGACAAACAGCTAGCCGACCAATACCCAAAAGCCCGTAAATTTAATGGTCAGGGCATGACTTTACTGCCCGGTCTGATTGACGCACATGGTCATGTTATTGGACTGGGGAATAATCTGTCCCGTCTTGATATTCGTGACGCTGATTCAGTCGAAGAAGTCGGCAAGTTGCTAGCTGCTTTCAGTAAAGAAAATCCTAAGGGGTGGATCCTGGGACGAGGCTGGGATCAAACTCGCTGGACACCCAGTACATTTCCGACAGCTGAGGATCTGGATAGATTTGTAAAAGACAGGCCTGTCGTACTCACTCGTGTTGATGGACATGCAATCTGGGTAAATAGTCAAGCCATGGCGCTGGCTGGGATTAACGCCCAGAGTCAGTCTCCCGCTGGCGGAGAGATTATTCGCCACGCATCAGGGAACCCAACAGGCATATTTATCGACAAAGCTGAAAGCCTGGTCAGAAAATACATTCCACCAACCTCATCTGCGCACCTAAGCCAGTCTCTGAACAAAGCCGGTGCGCATTTACTCAGCCTGGGAATTACCAGCGCACATGATGCAGGCATAGATAAACAAACCTGGAAGCTGTACCAAAGCCGTGCAGAAACCCAAACGTTGCCGCTGCGCATCTATGCTATGCTCAGCGCAGCTGATCCACAGCTGGATAGCATGCTGCAAGCTGGTATCTATAAAGATAAGCGCGATATGCTGTCTATTCGCAGTGTCAAAATCTATGCAGACGGAGCCTTAGGTAGCCGCGGCGCTGCGCTGCTTAAAGAATACAAAGATCGCCAGGGATACCGGGGACTGATGCTCGAGCAACCTCAACACCTCGAGCAACTTATTTCACAGGCTGTCAGGCATGGCTTCAGTGCACATACTCATGCAATAGGTGACCGCGCCAACCGTCTGGTGTTGGATAGTTACGAGAAAGTCTTTAAAACAACCGGAGGGAAACTGCTAAGGAATCGGATCGAGCATGCCCAGCTCATTGAACCGGGCGATATTCCCCGCTTTAAAACACTGAATATCATTCCGTCAATGCAGCCTATTCATGCAACATCGGATATGCACATGGCTGAGCAGAGGCTCACCGACGAACAATTACAAGGTGCCTATGCGTGGCAAACTTTCTTACAGCAAGGCAGCAAAGTGGCGGCAGGATCCGACTTTCCCGTCGAACTGGCTAACCCATTCCATGGCCTGCATGCAGCCGTTACCCGTATGAATGCCCAGCAGTCCCCTCAACAAGGTTGGCGCAATCATGAACGGCTAACACGCAAACAGGCTTTGCAAGCATTCACCCTCGATGCAGCTTACGCAGCGTTTCAGGAATTCAAATTAGGCAGTCTGGAGCAAGGAAAATGGGCTGATTTTATCTTACTGGATAAAGATTACTTCAAAGTACCAGAGAAGGAAATAAGGGATATTCAGGTTATGCAAACCTGGATTGCAGGCCAGTTAAGGTATTCGAAAGACTAA
- a CDS encoding DUF1543 domain-containing protein, translated as MQLFMVYLGGRLSGCHIEMHDIRFVVGERIEDTFSALKQQWVGDKDKVHMDSYVTLQHIDGYQVDLVSEPPEQQPNLYFVNLGGYQRDSLAEQHAFGLFVAPTAQAAKARALDTLLPQVELRHKDDLYEVDDCMMLDLIDGHHYVRLTPSGQSQSLAPQWFGYHKL; from the coding sequence ATGCAGTTATTTATGGTGTACCTGGGCGGGCGGTTGAGTGGCTGCCACATTGAAATGCACGACATACGATTTGTCGTTGGTGAGCGTATCGAAGACACCTTTAGCGCCCTGAAACAGCAATGGGTGGGGGATAAAGATAAAGTGCATATGGACAGCTATGTGACCCTGCAGCATATCGATGGGTATCAGGTGGATTTGGTCAGCGAACCGCCCGAACAACAGCCTAATCTTTACTTCGTTAATCTGGGTGGATATCAGCGCGACTCTTTGGCTGAGCAGCATGCATTTGGGTTGTTTGTTGCACCTACAGCACAGGCAGCCAAGGCACGCGCTTTAGACACTTTGCTGCCTCAGGTGGAGCTGCGTCATAAAGATGATTTGTATGAGGTAGATGACTGCATGATGTTAGATCTCATTGATGGCCATCACTATGTTCGTCTGACGCCCAGTGGTCAGTCGCAATCACTTGCCCCACAGTGGTTTGGCTATCATAAACTGTGA